A region of the Andrena cerasifolii isolate SP2316 chromosome 15, iyAndCera1_principal, whole genome shotgun sequence genome:
tgcctagtcccctcaaTGGCAATTCATCCGAAATCGCACTTACTGTCGACGAAAAGGCAGATAGTGGCACTCAGCGCCCGATACACCACCAAATACAGGGAAACAGGTTGCGTGGAGTAATTTATAAACACTTTGGGGGACTTCCCAATTAAGCTTGGTTCGTTGATGCTAGACGGGCCAGTGACAAATCTGCAACATTCAGTTCACAAGCATTGTACTGTCAGAAGTAGGAAACTGAAGTAGAAGTATACGCTTGTGTACACACTCACTTTCCATAGTGCGACGTAGTGAACGGCGAGGGCGAGTTTCTGGGCATGGAACCGCCGTGCAGCTCTTTCTCGAGGTGAGCCGGTAAAAGCGTACTGACTAAGTAATTGTAAACCACTTGCATATCCTCGGGCTCTAAACCACTCCTAAATAATAGCacgtcattttttttctttccacaataataatgaaggaaataaaagaaataaataaatatcattaaatctattgttaaatacaaatatcagatttttattcttttatttcctcttttcttctttttcctttttctgggGCCCCTGCACAGCTGGGGTGTAGTGATGGGATCCGAAACacttcgaagcttaaaactctggataaatcttgaaagtcttggaagtcttgaaaatgagcatctggttgccaaaaactagccaggttgatcggccagagggtctcgccagggtcgcggtttatgactgtattgtcccgcgagtcggcaGTGGACGTACGGGTCCGAAACCTACCAAGACTTCCAAGGCTTTCAAGAGATTCAAGACTTTCAACACCTATCAAGATTCtagacttatcaagactttcaagagttttaagcttcgaatcatgttcgaagtgcTTCGGATCGCATCGCTACCCGGGTGTCTTGCTCCTATAGCCAGCCTCGAcaggaatataaaatatattgggCAGTCTGTTCCAGAAGAGCGTGTTCCTCGTAGCCACGGCCCTGTACTTTAAGAAGGAGTGGGTCCTTGAGAATTCGgaggagaaaagtgtcttctactACGCTGATTAACACGTGTAGTACTTTAGTTTGTGATTCCGTAGAAAACAAGCGATTTTTAAAATGAGAATATGCGAAAAAGTTAGTTGAAAGCATGCCTAAACGGTGTCATGCGATTATCGACAACAACGGAGACTGGACCATATCCTAGGTAATTGCGTATTAGTTCATAAAACGTATTTCTCGGCAATATAGACTTTCTTTAAATTCAATGATGCCTTTCGGAGTCATGAGGAACACGCTCTTGTGGAACAGACTGTACTACCTCTCCATTTACTAACCATACGACCTGATCGTTATAAAGGAACGCCGTGTACTTCACTTGAGAAAACATAGCCTCCACGAGGTTCATGAAGCACTGAACCCGCAGGAACGTTATTTTGTCGAGAGGTAAAAACTGCAGGCCTTGGAATATATCCAGAATGTCGCTGTTGTTCAACTTCAGCGACAGTAAGTACTGTGGAGAACGCATAGCTTTAAAACGGTCCGCTAAAAGCATCTCGACAAAtacacagggtcagcgttttagtGTAGCGCCGCGGTGAACCGTgttgtagctaaaattttttaaattcagacgggtacgagatccgtcgacattattttcaaacctcgttacagtaatctggggtgcgagtggtaaaccaatcgtaaaagcggagcgcgcggctcgattatccgggccgggaaattcccaatagctctttgcgacgttaatttgaaagagaccatcttaaaattttcggagctcgggcatcgctgctgtccagcgggttgcaggataaaacgctgaccctgtatatatttaccctcGAGTAGAAATGTTCGAGTTTGTGCTTCAACAGCGTTATAGAGCCACATTCGCGTTCGTTAATGATAGCGTCGAACGAGCCCATGAACAGCCTGAACATAACGTAtgcttgttttaatatcgcCTGGCAAACGCTGCTGGAGACTTCGTCGTACTGATATTCCATGTATTTGTTACCATCTTTCTCTTTGCATATGTATGGCACTCCAACGATCTGTGAGATTGTAGTATATCAATAAATTTACTCTTCAAACATTTCGGAGGACTTACCATTACCATCCAGAAGTTTAGCTCCGGTTGGTAGTATATTTGACGAGTTTTATGCGTGTGGCAATAGTCGCACGGTTGTCCGGGGTTGAACGATCTACGAACATTGACGACGCAGATTAGTCCTATTCGTCGAAGGCAAGGAATTGGCGCGGGGCATTGTTACACTTACTCCGCGAATTTAATGATCGCCTCGCTGAGCCCTATGTTCTTAATTTGAATATCTAAGTCTCTCTCTGGGTAATAATAGAGAATCTTTTTCTCTTCCTGTGGAAAAAGGTGCGCAcagtgaatttatttatttcgggCGTAAACCGAGCGCGAGTGGTTTCGGGGATTTTCGAAATATATTCACTGTCGAACTCCGTGTACTTACCTCCCCTTCCTTCTTCGCGTACGTCccgttaaatatataaaaatgctcCAGAGTAACCTCCGTCTTCGATGTCATTCTGACGAGCGACGATTCGCGATCGTCTTCAGTGGGAGgtataaaagtatgaaaaatcacTGCGATCGACTGGGAGAAAGGCGGATTTATTTATTCTCAGTCGAGCATTTTAAACAGTAAATGCAACGTTAACCTCGCCTCGAGTGTTTTGATGAATTATTTTGAAATCTTTGACAGATGTTCAGATGGCAGCACCCTGCCTCGTCACGTGATCCAGCACGAGTGCAAATAGTTTTGGACATTTTTGCGTGTTGAGAATTATTAGGCGCTATAAATTAGAGTAGGCGACTGGTCTGCTGGAATTCAGCGCTGATTTAAGGGATCCGCATTTACACCACCttgaaagtggaaaaaatgcaaaaattaaccagaactattaggaaacgaacaaagatatttaaagattgatcaaaggatgggctttattataacacgtccgtgcttttacaacgtcggtgatgaattgagaggcgaagaaacaggcttcttcgtacgttcgttcctccttttaaaattaatacattgttttcgagcgataaggaaggaggcgaagacaaatttcaaatgtaataaacttcatccttaactctttaaagttcgaacttcgcgcttcaagagcttgcgctaaacgccgctagagcgagaatcgcaactcgcaacactAGAGGCATGGTAATAGGGATAAGCgttaattgggacatctaccctaaccCCTTAATTAAAATCTACGACAATAATAATAGAATTCtcgattaaattttaaaaatacatcgTTGCAACCTCGCTGCAAcggaaataattaaatgaagcagatatcgttttattcgtgATTCAATATTTACAGAAACCGATAATAAGTTACAGTCCTCtcgattaaattttaaaaatacatcgTCCACCCTCCTTCGAAAACGGCGCCACAGTAAATGCCGGCACCGTAACCTAAAATTCCCCACTTGCGGGTACCGCAATTTACGTAGAGATATTTCATTCCTATCCGGTGCAGCCCCTTTTTCTTCGACCAATCAGCTTAAAGTTTCGCAAATTTCAAACATAGGTCCGGTATGCTTCATAACCGACCGCGAGCTTTTCTGTCTTTGACAGTCTTTGACTACTAAATACTTGAGGCAGGCGGCCGTTGCCGAGAGGTCCACTGGCTCGAGCTTCAAGACCGTTCACCAGCGTGCGACGAAACGTTTCATCTGAAAGCGCGACTGGTAAAAGGAGGCTGCGAAGGGAGGGCCAAGTTCTTTCTAAGAAGGTGTATGTACGTTTCATCATCAAGGAAGTAAGTGCTGCTTATCCAGCTTTCTCATACACTCTCTCCTCTGCAGATTATGCTTGGACATCGTCCAGCCTGCAGGGGTTTACTGTAATAGCTCCTGGACATCTTCGTAGTCAGTTCGGCTGCTTCTGGAAATGATGGACAACTATTGCGCTCCGCAATGGGCAGACTTCACGCGCAGCCCCCAACTGCCCTCGGACAGTTACTTCGAAATAGAGCACGCCGTGCACGAACCTTCGCTACCTTTTAAGACCTACGTCCACTCCGACTTCTCCTTGGAGTCCGTGGAAGAACGCGCAGAGGGTTCGCCCGTCGTAAAGCCGCGTTTTAAAGACAGCTTGGAACCTCTGGAAAACCCTCAGCCTAACGTGGCTTACTTCATACCCCACAGCAACAGGAAGGCACCTCCGAGAGAGACCAACGACGACCGCGGCTTGCGCAGAACTATGGCTAACTTGAGGCTCGACGAGCAATCTCGTAAAGCTCAATACACGTGGAACGTCTCTCCAAGCGGTCGGACGTCGACGACACTGTTCAGAGCTAAAGTAGAGGTACCGGAGAGATTTAGAAAAAGTGCCCGCACATCGGAGTCGAAGAGCTCCGTTGTTGGTAAATCTGTAAGAAATAATCGAGCGACGAGGGGTGCAAAGGAGGAAACGAATGCGCAAGGCGCTTCAACGAAGAACACGAGTAAATCGATGGTAAATTCAGAACTGGGTAGTTGCTCGGAGTACGCCGAAACCGACGCTCCGAGGAAGAGACCGTCTCACGGATCTCGTCGGAGGCAGTCGGAATTGTTCAGGAGAAGCTCGACGGGCAAGGCGCCTAAGGTGCTCACGTGCCAATACCGCAGGCGAAGCCTGTTGAAGTACCGCAGGTGCTCGAACAAGTTCGTAAGTATGGCGGAGGCGGTCCTTAAATTCCAGAATGCGGTGCCGCAACGTTTTCGTACCGTCAGCCGCAACGAGATGAAGCCCGGACCGCTGATGAAACTCAAACGGCGGTCTCCGTTGAAACTGACGCAACCGATTTCCCCTGCGTTGAGGTGCAAGCAGAGGTCCAGGCAGACCACGATTTTAAGCCAGGAAGAGCGCGAGGCTCTGGAGCTTGAGGAGATGAAGAAGCATCAGATTAAAGCGAAGCCTGTGCCAGTCG
Encoded here:
- the LOC143376863 gene encoding uncharacterized protein LOC143376863, producing the protein MMDNYCAPQWADFTRSPQLPSDSYFEIEHAVHEPSLPFKTYVHSDFSLESVEERAEGSPVVKPRFKDSLEPLENPQPNVAYFIPHSNRKAPPRETNDDRGLRRTMANLRLDEQSRKAQYTWNVSPSGRTSTTLFRAKVEVPERFRKSARTSESKSSVVGKSVRNNRATRGAKEETNAQGASTKNTSKSMVNSELGSCSEYAETDAPRKRPSHGSRRRQSELFRRSSTGKAPKVLTCQYRRRSLLKYRRCSNKFVSMAEAVLKFQNAVPQRFRTVSRNEMKPGPLMKLKRRSPLKLTQPISPALRCKQRSRQTTILSQEEREALELEEMKKHQIKAKPVPVDILKAPCKLKEVAKKPITITEEFRFARPKKTPHAVDDKECNSKTAAPTARLARSSNISQNENCTEQATESSAKSVKNCLPSSFEARNKLFQKKREENLKNQQLQEAKKLATEFHAKPAPNFLKPRKPGKEQNVRRSVVACPFSFAERDKGLAKKKEEHIKELQEQDKKAHVFHANPAPPFKPVTIQGSSKGNLRSKEKLPTSPRHLATRETRSFNDQENKQPNSIPNPTICPTAKKETVKKQCKTSRRTNA
- the Ccz1 gene encoding vacuolar fusion protein CCZ1 — its product is MTSKTEVTLEHFYIFNGTYAKKEGEEEKKILYYYPERDLDIQIKNIGLSEAIIKFAESFNPGQPCDYCHTHKTRQIYYQPELNFWMVMIVGVPYICKEKDGNKYMEYQYDEVSSSVCQAILKQAYVMFRLFMGSFDAIINERECGSITLLKHKLEHFYSRYLLSLKLNNSDILDIFQGLQFLPLDKITFLRVQCFMNLVEAMFSQVKYTAFLYNDQVVWSGLEPEDMQVVYNYLVSTLLPAHLEKELHGGSMPRNSPSPFTTSHYGKFVTGPSSINEPSLIGKSPKVFINYSTQPVSLYLVVYRALSATICLFVDSKTSLLMDFFKSLDTFLGPQLTTLVSSVAEQCVKHVMATPEGSTRYLYFNKLNLAYKSTIHLDNRRCSNVLTTPEVLRVITDIYNDTNKLKEAGEIIIKTMSDYWVVGKLSNLREFFVVIQQKSASIIDIEDEVKRLCEKQLKSIFFH